A segment of the Candidatus Thermoplasmatota archaeon genome:
CGAGCGCGAGCGCGGCGCGGAGATCCTCGCCGGTCTTGACTCCGGCGCCGCAGAGGACGGGGACGTCGGGCGCCACGCGTTTCGCCGCCTCCACGCTCGCGCGCACGATCGCGGGGTCGGCCGTCGTGACGGATACGTCCCCGCCGATGAGCTCGGGGGGCTCGAACGCGACCCAGCCCGGCTCGAGGGCCGCCGCCGCCGCGGTCGTCGCGGGGTCGCTCGTGCAGACCACGGACGCGAGGCCGGCTTCCTTGAGTCGCGCGACCGCGGTCGCGATCTCCGCGAGCGTGAGCTTCCGCTCCGCGTGGTTCACGAGGCTTCCGCGCGCGCCCGCCTCGGCGAGCGCCTCGGCGAGCGCCGCGCCCGTGCCGACGCCGGGCTTCGCGCCGTCCGCGTGCTGCGCCCACACGGGAAGGGGGGTCGCGCCCGCGACGAGCCGGATGTCGGCGGCCTGGACGGCGACGGCGACGTCGGCGCGCGCGCCCGCCGCGGCCGAGGCGAGGGCGCGCGTCAGGTCGAGCGCGCGCCTCCCCGTGGATTCGCGGTAGATCTTGTAGTTCACGAGGACGAACGGCTTCGCCACGCTCCGGCGAAGGGGCGCGCGCGGGATAAGCGCTTCGGGATCACCGTAGGCGCGCGCGGAGGAGGTCCGCATGGAGGGCGCATCGGGCGAGGGCGACGGGGTCGCGGGCGAGGTCAAGCGCCCGCGCGACCGGACCGTCCCGGGCGCCCGCGTCCGCGAGCGCGGCGCGGACGAGGTCGCGGGCCGCCTCGTGCGCGCCCATCGCGAGCGCGTTCGCGACGAGCGGCGTCGTCGCGCGGACGCGCGCCGGCGATTCCCCTGCCCATCGCGCGACGGCGTCGAGCGCGCGCGTCGCGGCATCCTCGAGCCGGACGAGCGCGCGCGTGGCCTCGACGGCGGCCTCGGCGGCCGAGGCCGTCCGCCAAGCGGGCGAGGCGAGCGCCTGTCTCGTCGCGAAGGCGGCGCCCGAGGCGTCTGCGACCGATTCCGCGACGAGGGCGCGCGCCCACGCATCGCGGTCGATCCCGCGGCGAAGCGCGCCGGCGATCGCCTCGCCATCGGCAAGCGGCGGCGCGTCGGAGGCTCCGACGGCGAGCGCGGCGTCCGCGAGGCCCCGCTCGAGACCGTCGACGAGGGCGCGGGCGCGCTCGGGTCCGTCGCGCGGGAAGCGCCCGAGGGCCTCAAGATGCGCCCGCACGAGGTCGCGCAGGGCGGCCGCGATCGCGTCACGGTCGGCGTCCACGCCGCTCGATCCGCGGCGCGGGCTTTAAGGGATGCGACCCCGGTGGCCGCGCGTGCCCCGCGTCGCGCTCCGCGTCGCCTACGACGGCTCGGCCTTCCATGGCAGCCAGCGCCAGCCGTCCCTGCGCACCGTCGAGGGGGAGATTCTCGCGGCGCTTTCGGCCGTCGGCGCGGTCGCGGATCCGCGCTCGTCGCGCTTCCAGATGGCTAGCCGCACGGACGCCGGCGTCTCGGCGCGCGCGAACGTGTGCGCCGTCGACGCGGCGCTCGAGCCCGTGGAACTCGCGCGGGCCGTGACGGCGAACGCGCGCGACCTCTGGATCCTGGAGGCGGCCGCCGTCGACGACGCGTTCCATCCCCGCAGCGCCGTCGCGCGACGATACCGTTACCACCTTCCGGCCGCGGGCCTCGACGTCGAGCGCTTCGCCGAGGCGCTCTCCGTTTTCATGGGGCGGCACGATTTCACCTCCTTCGCGCGCCTCGAACCCGGCGTCGATCCTGTGCGCGACCTCCGCGAGGCGCGCGCGGTCTCCGATGGTTCCTTCGTCGTTGCGACGTTCGTCGCGCCGTCCTTCCTGTGGAACCAGGTCCGCCGCATGGTGGCGGCCGCCCGCGCCGTCGCCCGCGACGAGATCGAGGCCGGCGCCGTCCGCGAGGCGCTCGCCGGGAGGCGCGACCTCGACCTCGGCCTCGCGGCGCCCGAGGGGCTCGTGCTCGACGACGTTGCATATGATCCTCCCGTCGCGTGGCGATCTGCGGTCGGTCCCCGCGCGCGCGACGATCTCCGCGATCGTCTCGCGCGGCTCGACCTCGCCCGGGCCGTCCACGCGGACCTCGCCCGAAACCTTGACGGCCTCGCGCCTCCTCGCGACGCGCGATGACCGTGTACCACGCCGCCGCGACCCTCGCGCTCGCCTACGGCGCCGGCGCGAGCCTCTTCTGGACCGCCGTCGCGACGCCCGCGCTCTTCCGCAGGCTTCCGCGCGAAGCCGTCGGGGCGGCCGTCGCGGCCGTGTTCCCGCGATATTTCGAATCACAGACCCTCGCCGCGGCGGCCGCGCTCGTGGCCCTTGCCCTCGCGAACGCGGTCGGGGGCGGCGCTTCGACGCTCGCGGGCCCGCTCGTCGTGGTCGCGGGCGCGGCCGCCGCGGTCAACCGCTTCG
Coding sequences within it:
- the tpiA gene encoding triose-phosphate isomerase is translated as MAKPFVLVNYKIYRESTGRRALDLTRALASAAAGARADVAVAVQAADIRLVAGATPLPVWAQHADGAKPGVGTGAALAEALAEAGARGSLVNHAERKLTLAEIATAVARLKEAGLASVVCTSDPATTAAAAALEPGWVAFEPPELIGGDVSVTTADPAIVRASVEAAKRVAPDVPVLCGAGVKTGEDLRAALALGCDGVLLASGIVKAADPAKALAGLLSGLS
- a CDS encoding DUF4149 domain-containing protein; this encodes MTVYHAAATLALAYGAGASLFWTAVATPALFRRLPREAVGAAVAAVFPRYFESQTLAAAAALVALALANAVGGGASTLAGPLVVVAGAAAAVNRFVLLARTRAAERGTDAFRRAHGLSALANLATTLAFVAALAALAL
- the truA gene encoding tRNA pseudouridine(38-40) synthase TruA; the encoded protein is MPRVALRVAYDGSAFHGSQRQPSLRTVEGEILAALSAVGAVADPRSSRFQMASRTDAGVSARANVCAVDAALEPVELARAVTANARDLWILEAAAVDDAFHPRSAVARRYRYHLPAAGLDVERFAEALSVFMGRHDFTSFARLEPGVDPVRDLREARAVSDGSFVVATFVAPSFLWNQVRRMVAAARAVARDEIEAGAVREALAGRRDLDLGLAAPEGLVLDDVAYDPPVAWRSAVGPRARDDLRDRLARLDLARAVHADLARNLDGLAPPRDAR